ATTGTGGGCAGCGGCTACCATAAAAAAGCTGGGTCCCCGCATGCGGAAATAGAAGCATTCTTAGATGCCGCCAAAAAAGGAATTTCTCTTAAGGGTGCCACGCTCTACGTGACGCTTGAACCCTGCTGTCATACCGAAAAGCTTACTCCTCCATGTACCGACGCCATAATAGCCTCGGGCATATCGGATGTTGTTGTGGGAGCCATTGATCCTAACCCGAAAGTAAGCGGAGAAGGGGTGGCCAAGCTCCGCAAAAACGGGATAGCAGTAAGAACAGGCGTGCTTGAGAGGGAATGCGCGGAAATAAACGAGTTTTTCAACAGGCACGTCGTTTCGGGGCTTCCCTTCGTAATCTTAAAATCCGCCTCGACCATTGACGGCAAGATAGCTTCCGTAACAGGTGATTCCAAGTGGATAGGGAGCCTGAGGCAGAGAAAAATGGCCCATCGTCTCAGAAAGAAGGTGGACGCAGTAATTGTCGGGATAAACACGGTGCTTACGGATGATCCGGGACTTGACGTTCGACTCGTTAGGGGAAACGTGCGGCAGCCGGTTCCGGTGATTATGGATTCAAAGCTTCGTATTCCACCCGAAGCGAAGATTTTCAGCACTCACCCACGCTCCATAATAGCCACTACGGAGAGGCCGGGAAAGCTTAAGGAAAAGAAGTTTCGTGAACTTGGTGCCGAGATCCTGAGATTAAAATCCGATTCAGCGGGCC
This genomic window from Candidatus Dadabacteria bacterium contains:
- the ribD gene encoding bifunctional diaminohydroxyphosphoribosylaminopyrimidine deaminase/5-amino-6-(5-phosphoribosylamino)uracil reductase RibD codes for the protein MSARDDREFMKKALRLALRGEGCTSPNPMVGAVCVVGGRIVGSGYHKKAGSPHAEIEAFLDAAKKGISLKGATLYVTLEPCCHTEKLTPPCTDAIIASGISDVVVGAIDPNPKVSGEGVAKLRKNGIAVRTGVLERECAEINEFFNRHVVSGLPFVILKSASTIDGKIASVTGDSKWIGSLRQRKMAHRLRKKVDAVIVGINTVLTDDPGLDVRLVRGNVRQPVPVIMDSKLRIPPEAKIFSTHPRSIIATTERPGKLKEKKFRELGAEILRLKSDSAGRVSAADLLNELGSMGMCGVLVEGGSRVGACFLREGLVDKVVFFYSPKIIGGDGMSMIGDLGKQSIEEAINIKNIKVRRFGDEMMIEGYI